The region CCGCTATTGTTGATGCCGTGCGCTCTTATGCTCCGGGCTTTATCTTCACAACGGCTCTGCCGCCGGCTCTGGCCCGAGCAGCTGCCACGTCGATCCGCTATCTGAAAGAATCAAACGCTGAGCGTGAAGGCCAGCAGCGTCAGGCTCAGCGGGCCAAGGATGTGTTTTCCGCCGCCGGTCTTCCGGTGCTGCCGTCTGAAACCCACATCGTTCCGGTGCTGGTCTGCGATCCTGATCTGTGCAAGCAAGCCAGTGATATTCTGCTGGATGAGTACGGCATCTATATTCAGCCGATCAATTATCCGACCGTGCCGCGCGGCACGGAGCGTCTGCGGATCACTCCAACGCCATTCCATGATGATCAGTTGATTGACACCCTGCGTGATGCACTGGTCGAAATCTGGGATCGTCTGGATCTGCCGAAAGTCGAGCCGGGCGCCTTTGTGGAGGTCGATGCCATGGCTGACAGGATGGCTGCGAAATTGCAGGTCTTCCCCGCAGCCGGTGGCTGATCACCCGCTTTCGGTTATAAGAACAACAAAAGAGGCCGGTTCTGTATGGAACCGGCCTCTTTTGTTATGTCAGGTAAAAACCCGAAATAATTATTCGTGCATGCCGGTCATATGGCACATGCCGCAGACATTCTTGATCAGGATGCGATCCTGCTTCGGCATGACGATCAGGCCACGCTTTTTCATAGTGGAAAGCACGCGGCTGACAGTCTCGATTGTCAGGCCCAGATAGTCGGCAATTTCCTGACGGGTCATCTTCAGGGTGACCAGGGACTCATCTGGCGCGTCCAGTTTGGGACCGACGCAACCCACGCCGCCGCGATCAATGACGAATTTCATCAGAAATGTCGAAACGCGCTCAAAAGCTGATTTCCGGCCAAGAAGAACAGCGTGTTCATGCATGTCCTCAAGCTGATGCAGCAGCTTGGTATACATATGCTGCTGCCATCCTTCCGACTGCTCGGCCTGACGGCGCACTGTATGGCGGATTGTAGCGGGTGCCAGTGTTTCCGCACTGGTGTCGTAGAGATCACTGGAGGCCATGCCGAAAATATCGCCGGCGCCCAGAATCTCGACCACCTGACGACGACCGTCCGGCAGGAGTTTATAAAGCATGACAACCCCGTCCACGATTTCGTAGACGCGATCAGACGGATCACCTTCAAAGAAGATCGTTTCGTGACTGTCAAAAACCGATTCGGTAATTTTGACATCGTCACCAGAACGGCTGTACTGAAGCAGCTCGTCGGCAACACCGTTGTTACGGCCCGGCAAGGCGTCCATTCGTCCCTCCAAATTACTCAGAAACCCGGCAGTCTACCTCTGCCATCAGGGCTTCTGATACCTACTCTAGCACTGCCCCAGCAAAAATGACCAGAGGCCAAACAGTCGCGCCGTGCAGTCGCGGCCTGCCTCTCTTCATTGTGATGCAGATAACATTAATCCGGTTGACGGGGAAGGGGGATCATGGACTCCGCAGGCACTGTGTACAGATTGCCGCAGGTGTCGCTGAACTGTCATGAAATCTCGATATATCGGGATTCATGGATAAGTTGAATGCTGTCACGGCCTTTCGCGCATTGGGTCATGATACCCGGATTGAGGTCTTCCGCCTGCTGATTGCGGAGGCACCTAAAGGTCTGCCTGCCGGAGAGATAGCGGACAGGGTGGGCGTGGTGCAGAACACCATGTCATCCCATCTGGCGACGCTCACGCAAGCCGGTCTGATCAGGGCCGAGCGTCGGGGGCGGACTATTCTCTATGGTCTGAACCCGGATCAGCTGACGGCACTTCTGTCTTATCTGATGGAAGACTGTTGCGGGACCCGGCCAGAGTGCTGTCTGCCGGTTCTGAAACGGAAGAGTGAAGAGGGGCACAGCGATGGCGTCATTGCATGATGAAGGCAGGATATACAATGTCCTGTTCTTGTGTACGGGGAACTCAGCCCGTTCAATCCTGGCAGAAGCCATTCTTAACAATGAGGGCGGGGAGCGATTCCGGGCTTTCTCTGCGGGTTCCATGCCAAAGGGGGAGCCGCATTCTCATGCTTTGGCTTTGCTCAATAAGCTGGGTCTGCCGACGGATGGGCTCCGGTCCAAGAGCTGGGATGAGTTTGAGGGAGACAGTGCGCCTGATCTCGATTTTGTTTTCACCGTCTGTGATAATGCGGCCAGTGAAACCTGCCCTGTCTGGCTGGGGCAACCCATGCAGGCCCATTGGGGCATACCGGACCCGGCTGCGGTTGAAGGAACAGATGCAGAGATCAGCTATGCCTTTGCCGATGCTTATCGGATGATGCGCAATCGGATCAGCATTTTCATCAACCTGCCGATTGAAACGCTGGACAGGCTGGCTCTCAAGTCTAGCCTTGACGATATTGGTGCAATGGCTGATCAGGATGAGGGGCAGGCTGAATGAGTGCGGATAATCTCTCCCGCCGTCTGGTGGCGGAAATGCTGGGGACCGGTATGCTGGTCTGTACCGTTGTGGGCTCCGGCATCATGGCAGACAAGCTCACAGGTGATGTGGCGCTTGCACTGCTTGGCAACACGATCCCGACTGGCGCTATCCTTGTGGTGCTGATCACTGTTCTTGGCCCGATATCCGGTGCCCATTTCAATCCGGCGGTCACCCTCGGCTTTGCCATCCGACGCGAGATTTCTCCGTCTGACAGCATGTTTTATGTTGGGGCTCAGATCATTGGCGGCATCCTTGGCACGCTGGCCGCTCATGGGATGTTTGACCTGAACATTCTGCAGACCTCTTCCACGGTCCGTACAGGCGGCGCGCAGTGGTTTGCAGAAGTCATTGCCACATTCGGTCTGATGTTCATCATTCTCGGTGGTCTGCGGGCCCGGGCCGATGCGGTTCCCTGGCTGGTCGGCCTCTACATTACAGCCGCTTACTGGTTCACCGCGTCCACATCCTTCGCCAACCCGGCTGTGGCCATTGCCCGCAGTCTGACAGACACCTTCTCCGGTATTCGTCCGGTTGATCTGCCTGGTTTTATCATTGCCGAATGTATCGGTGCCCTGCTGGCTGTAGCGCTCTGCGCCTGGCTCTTGCGTGGAGGCCGCAGCGGCCATCACTAGTCATTGCTGATAAGGGTAGAATTGATTTTCCTTTAGTTTCGAATTGATATATATCGAAATTAAACGCGTATTCATGATGATGCGAAACAAGGCGGAAAATCATGCGGACCCAGGTTGATATTGCCATTATCGGAGGCGGCATAAACGGCTGCGGTATCGCCCGCGATGCTGCTGGACGTGGTTATTCGGTTCTGCTCTGTGAGCAGGATGATCTGGCCAGCGGCACGTCATCGTCTTCGACTAAGTTGATCCATGGTGGTCTGCGTTATCTGGAGCACTATGAATTCATGCTGGTGCGCAAGGCGCTGATGGAACGGGAAGTGCTCTGGGCCAATGCGCCGCATATCATCTGGCCGCTTCGGTTCGTGCTGCCGCATCACAAGGGCCTGCGGCCTTCATGGCTTCTGCGGCTTGGTCTGTTTCTTTATGACCATCTTGGCGGACGCAAGCTGTTGCCGCCGACCAGTACTCTTAATCTGAAGACGGATGATGCGGGCAAGCCTTTGCGAGGGGATTTCGCTAAAGGGTATGAATATTCTGACGGCTGGGTGGATGATGCCCGCCTGGTGTCGCTGAACGCCCAGGATGCCGCAAGACTTGGTGCCGATATCCGGACACGCACCAAATGTGTGGGGCTTGAGCGCAAGGGCGGCCAGTGGGTCGTCGAGATGGAAGACAGAAGTACAGGCGAACGCTCGCTGGTTGAGGCCGCGACAGTGGTCAATGCCGCTGGTCCCTGGATCGACACGCTTCTGACGGAAAGTCTTGGCCAGAAGGATGCCCGCAATGTGCGCCTCGTCCAGGGCAGTCACATTGTCGTGCCGAAGCTGTTTGATCACGACAAGTGCTACATCTTCCAGAACGATGACGGGCGGATTGTCTTCGCTATTCCCTATCAGGGAGACTTCACCCTGATAGGCACCACGGATCATGATTATTCCGGTGATCCGGCCAATGCCAGGATCACTGACGCCGAGACGGATTATCTGTGCGAGCTGGCGTCGGATTACTTCACCACCACCGTTACCCGGGATGATGTGGTCTGGACCTATGCCGGTGTGCGTCCGCTCTATGATGACGGAGCGACCAAGGCACAGGAAGCCACCCGCGATTACGTCATTCGCCCAGATGGCAGCCGTGATGAAGGGGTGCTGATCAATATATTCGGCGGCAAGATCACGACCTACCGCAAGCTCGCGGAAGCCGTAATGGATGCTGTGGGTGACGCAATCGGCAGCAAGGGGCAGACATGGACAGAAGTCGCTCCTCTGCCCGGTGGCAATTTCGAAACAGAGGCGTTTGACAGGCTTCTGGCGTCAACCTATGCCGGATATCCGTTCTTTGATGACAAGACCCTGTACAGGCTGGTTCGGGCTTACGGCACACAGGTTCCGGAGATTTTTGGTTCTGCCCGGGTTCTGGAAGATTGCGGACGGAATTTCGGTGCGGGCTTGACCGAGCTGGAAGTCCGATATCTCATGCAGCATGAATGGGCTCAGACGGCAGAGGATGTGATCTGGCGGCGGTCGAAACTCGGTCTCTGGATGACAGAAGAGCAGGTCACTGCGCTGGCTCAGTGGATGGCCGACATGCAGGAAAAGTCAGCCGCCTGACATGGGTCTGAGATGGGCCTGAGGTGGATCTGGCTGGGGGCTGAAGGGCATCCGGGAATTGCTTGAAGGGGAGAATGTCGTGGCGTCTTATTGTCTGGCGATTGATCAGGGCACAACATCGTCGCGTGCGATTGTTTTTGATGGAGCGCTGAAAAGCGTCGCGGTGGACCAGCAGGAATTCCCGCAGCATTTCCCAAGCTCCGGCTGGGTGGAACATGACCCGGAAGACATCTGGACCACGGTTATGGAAACGCTGTCCGGCGCGGTCAGAAAGGCCGGAATCAATCTGTCCGATTTGGCTGCTATCGGCATTACCAATCAGCGCGAGACGACAATTGTCTGGGACAGGGCAACCGGCAAACCCGTTTACAACGCGATTGTCTGGCAGGACCGCCGGACGGCCGAGTTTTGCACCCGGCTGAAGGAGCAGGGGCACGAAGCACTGGTGTCAGAACGGACCGGCCTGCTGCTTGACCCCTATTTTTCCGGCACAAAGGTCGCCTGGATCCTGGACAATGTGGATGGTGCACGGGCGGCGGCAGACCGTGGTGAGCTGGCCTTTGGCACGGTGGACTGCTTCCTTCTTTGGCGGCTCACCGGTGGGCGGGTACATGCAACAGACGCCACCAACGCCAGCAGAACCATGCTCTATGACATTCATCGTGGCTGCTGGGATGAGGACTTATTGACGCTTCTGAACGTTCCGGTGTCGATGATGCCGGAGGTTAAAGACAGTGCGGCTGACTTTGGTGTCAGCGACGAAGCTGTTCTTGGTGGCTCTGTTCCGATTGCCGGAATAGCTGGTGATCAGCAGGCAGCAACGGTCGGTCAGGCCTGTTTCAGACCGGGCATGATGAAGGCGACCTATGGCACCGGCTGCTTTGCCCTGCTCAATACGGGCGACAAGGCCGTTCAGTCCCGCAACAGGTTGCTCACCACCATTGCCTATCAGTTGAACGGCAAGCCAGCCTATGCCCTGGAAGGATCTATTTTCATTGCCGGGGCAGCGGTGCAATGGCTCCGGGACGGGTTGGGCATTCTCGAAAAAGCCGAGCAGTCCGGTCCCATGGCAGATGAGGCGGATACACAACAGGATGTCTATCTGGTGCTGGCCTTTACCGGGCTGGGCGCACCTTACTGGGACGCAGAGTGTCGCGGTGCCATCTTCGGGCTGACACGCGGATCAGGCCCCAATGAGCTGGCCCGTGCTGCCCTGGAAGCCGTCTGCTATCAGACCCATGACCTTCTGGATGCCATGAGAGGGGACTGGGCGGATGCGTCCGGTGAGACGGTTCTGAGAGTGGATGGCGGCATGGTCGCCAGTGACTGGACCATGCAGCGTCTTTCGGATCTGTTGAATGCCCCGGTCGACAGACCGCACATCCTGGAGACGACGGCGCTTGGGGCAGCCTGGCTGGCCGGGTATCAGACAGGTTTGTATCCGGACATGGAGGCCTTCTCGGAGACCTGGGCGCTTGAACGGCGGTTCTCTCCGGATATGGATGCAGGCATCCGCGACCACAAACTCAGTGGTTGGGCGGATGCAGTTAGCCGGACGTTGAGCAATCGCAAAAACTAGGTCCTGACGCTAGTCCGTTATTCAGCGTCGTTTGAATGATTTCCGTCAGCTTCAGGCGGGAAGGCTACGTGTTTTGGGATTGTCATTCAGTTGCTTTATAAGCCACCTTGATACCAGACGAATGATTCGGAGAAAGTATGAGACGGAACAGATGCGCCAAGGTCGTTGCCACATTGGGCCCGGCCAGTTCGAGCCCGGAGAAGATCAAGGAACTCTACATGGCCGGGGCCGATGTCTTTCGTCTCAATTTCAGCCATGGCACCTATGAGGACCACAAGGCGCGGTTTGATGCGATCCGTGCTCTTGAGGCAGAGGTCGGTCGGCCTATTGGCATTCTTCAGGACCTTCAGGGCCCGAAAATCCGGATTGGCACGCTGCAGGGTGGAAAGCGCACGATCACTGCTGGCGATACCGTCACATTTGCTCTCGGCGAGACCGCCGGAGAAACCGAAATTCCTCTCCCGCACCCGGAAATCTTCGAGGCAATTGCCATTGGGCATTATCTGCTGATTGATGATGGCCGTCTGAAACTGAGGGTCACATCCTGTCTGGCTGAGAAGATTGAGGCGGAGGTGATCTATGGCGGGCCGCTCTCTGATCATAAGGGTGTCAATCTGCCGGACACCGTGGTCAACCTGTCACCGCTGACCAAGAAAGATCGCGCCGATCTGGATTATGGTCTGAGCCTTGGCGTTGACTGGGTGGCCCTGTCCTTTGTGCAGCGGCCGGGCGATATGCTTGAGGCTCGCGAACTGGTCGGCGACAAAGCTGGTCTGATGGCGAAGATCGAAAAGCCGACGGCGCTGGACAATATTGACGATATCATCCGCCTGTCCGACGCCATCATGGTGGCGCGTGGTGATCTGGGCGTTGAAATTCCGTCAGAAGATGTGCCGGGCCGCCAGAAGGAACTGGTGAAGAAATGCCGCCTGGCTGGAAAGCCGGTTCTGGTGGCAACCCAGATGCTGGATTCCATGACCAAGGCGCCAGCCCCGACCCGGGCTGAGGCATCTGACGTGGCAACCGCTATCTATGATGGTGCCGATGCCGTGATGCTGTCTGCTGAATCTGCTGCGGGTGATTATCCGGTTGAAGCGGTGTCCTTCATGGACCGGATGATTGCGCGCACAGAAGGTGACAAGGCCTATCGCTCCATTATCACGGCTCTTGAGCCCTCCGTTGAGCCCACGGTTCAGCACGCAGTGTCAGCGGCTGCATCAAGCGTTGCGGCGATGATCGGGGCCAAGGCCATTCTTGCCTATACCATGAGCGGGTCGACCGGCTCACGCATCGCCCGTATGCGCCCGGAAGTGCCGATTATCGTGGCCAGTCCGGACCTGAACATCGTCCGCCGGATGGTTCTGCTCTGGGGTGCTCATCCCATCCAGCATGAGGAAATCTCCAGTTTCCGCGAGATGGTGGAACGGGCCAGAAATCACGTTGTTGATGAAGGGTTCTGCGAACGGAATGACCGGGCCGTAGTTGTCGCTGGTGTTCCGTTTGGCGTGCGCGGCTCGACCAACAATCTCCGGGTGATCGAGGTCTGATCAGACCTGGAGCGTATTACAGCCAGTCATTGTAGGTCTTGAACCAGTCCTGCCGCAATCTGTTGCCCTGACCCGGAAAAGTGTCGGGCAACAGCGTTGCGCTCAGGATACGGTCCGGACGAAAATGCCGGAAATCCTTGCGAAGCTCACACCAGGCTGCAATCACAATGGCTTCGGCGTGATAGGCAATAGCAATCGGCCAGACTCGTCTTTCACTGATAACGCCCTGCGCATCGCGATAGACCAGTGCCAGTTTCCGTTCTTCGCGCACGGCCTGGCGCATCTCCGACATGTCGATGGATTCAGGCTCTTCTGCACCCCAGCGGCTTGAATAGAGAGACTGGCTGAGCTCAGTGACCGACGCCAGCTTGTCAGCAGCCCGTCTGGCCGCCTGGATCAGGCCCTTGTCACCGGACCGGCTCAGCATGGCCAGCCCCACCGAGATGGCTTCGACTTCTTCTATATCAAAATTGACCGGAGGCAGATCGAAGCCCGAACGCATGACATAACCAATGCCAGCGGCGCCCTCTATGGGAACCCGCATGCCCTGCAGGACAACCATATCCCGATAGACCGTCCGCTCCGTGACCTCAAGCCGGTCAGCAATCTGACGCGCCGTCATCGGGGCTGCGCTGGCTCGCAGGATCTGGATAATCTCAAACAGTCGAGTTGATCGGCTCATGGGTCTGAACCCTAACACTCCTGACATCCTGTTGTCAGGAGGTTTTTGCTATCCCGGCGGACTATCAGATTGGGAGGCAAGTAATGAGCGACGGTATTGTATCAGGATCGATGGGCAAGCAGGCCACGAACAGTGACAGGAACAGGGACAGAGACAGGCAGACCTATCTGGCCGGTGTGGTTCTTGTTTGCCTGTCGGCGGTGGTGTTCAGCACTGCAGGCCTGTTCACCAAGGGGGTCGGTGCGGATGCCTGGAGTGTCATTTTCTGGCGAGGTATCAGCGCTGCGCTTCTGTCGGTCCTCTTTCTTGCCCTTCGCTCCGGGGTGCGGTCCGAGCTTGCGCGGTTTGACGGCTATGCATGGGGGGCGGCTCTTCTTCTGGCGGCAGGGACAGCGGCTTTCATTCCAGCTTTCAAACTGACCACCATTGCCAATGTGGCCATGATCTGGGCGGCGGCGCCATTTGTCTCTGCGCTGCTGGCCTGGCTGTTTATTCGGGAGCGACCGTCAAAGATTGTCCTCGCGGCCAGTGGCCTCGCGATGCTGGGTGTGGTGATCATTGTTGGCGGGTCGATAGGCACGGGCCATTGGGTCGGCGATCTTCTGGCCTGCTGGATGACTGTGATGATGGCTGGTGCCATCGTCATCTATCGGAAGAGACCGGAGACACCGACTGTCCTGCCTGCGGCGCTGTCGTCTGTTTTGCTGTTGCCTCCGGCTCTGTGGCTGGCAAAGCCGCTTGAAACAGCATCAGGCGAGATTTCCATCCTGCTGGCGTTCGGGCTCATTTTCGCCGTGGCATCCATAACCCTGTCGGAAGGAGCAAAACGCCTGCCAGCCGCACAGACGGCGCTGCTTGGCGCACTTGAGACACCACTCGCGCCGCTCTGGGCCTTTCTGCTGTTCGCCGAGACGCCATCACAGGCCGCATTGCTGGGAAGTGGAATTATTCTGGTCGCCATTGTCCTGCCGCAAGTGGCAAGACACAGAAAGCCAGGGCCTGAAAACCGCTGTTCAAAGTGACAGACGGCAGGTATGGGCTTATACCCATGTGCCATTCTGCCGTTCTGAGGCAAACAGATTGTCGATCACCTGCTGGTTGGCGCGGGAGTCTTCAAGGCTGAACAAAGCTGTATCCACGCCCGTAATCCGGTCCCCGAAAGCCTCCACCTGGAGCTGATACTGGTCCTGTTTGCGGAATTGCCAGGTCTGGCTGGCGCTGTTGTTCTGATTATGCAGGATGATGTCAGTGGCATCATATCGTTCCGCATTGAATGGTGCGGGCACATCGATCCAGCCCTGGTCGCCATGAAACACCATGCCCTGTCGCGTCGCCAGCTGTGTGGCGCAATAGAAGCTCAGCTCAAACGTTCCGAAATCGAGGCGGCAGGATGCGTGGATATCCGTTCCGAATTCCGCGTCCCGGCTAACGGAAGCCTGAACACGTGCAGGCTCCAGACCGGTGACAAAACGCGTGGCAACGATGGGGTAGACACCGATATCCAGAAGGCCGCCGCCGCCGAGATCCATCCGGTTCCGCATATTGCCGGGATCCGTCAGATGATAGGCGAATGAACCCTGAACCTGCCTCAGCGTGCCGATGGCGCCTGATGCAATCAGTTCGCGGACCTTCAGCCATTGCGGATGATAGGTCACCATAAAAGCTTCGCTGACAACCAGTCCCGAACGGTCCCGGGCGTCTATGAGCGCATCAACGGCAGAGGCCTCAAGCGCAATCGGTTTCTCGCAAAGCACATGCTTGCCGGCCTCAATGGCTTTGAGGGTCCATTCCACATGGTGTGAGGTCGGCAGGGGGATATAGACCGCATCGATGTCAGGACTGTTCAGCAGGGCATCGTAATCGTCAAAGGTTCGGGAGAAACCATAGCGTTCGGCCCAGGCTGCCGCATTGCCATGGCTGCGGCTGGCTATCGCCTGCAAGTGGCCGTTATGTGAGGCCTGAACAGCCGGTACAAAGGCTTCCCGAGCGATTTTTGCTGTTCCCAGAACACCCCAGCGGATCATCTTGGTCGTCCTTTCACAGAGATACTATTTTGCCAGTCTCAGCAGCGCCGCCCCGGCCAGTGTAATGAATGTGGAGATAACCTTGGTGAGGTTCAGCTTCTCCTTGAGGAAGAAGACCCCGATCAGCAGCGCGAACACAATACTTGTTTCCCTGAGCGCTGTGACCATGGCAATCGGTGCCTGGGTAAACGCCCAGATAACCAGAGCATAGGCAAGAAAAGATGCCGGACCTCCCAGCAGAAAACCCAGGCGGCCATGGACGGCAATGTCGCCTAAAAGGCGAGGGCGACGACTGATCAGGACAGCCATGAGCAGAAGACTGTTGGAAATGTTCATCCAGCCGTAAAACCCGAGGGCTGTGCCCGCTTCCCTTGCGCCGATCCCGTCCACAAGAGAATAGCTTGCAATGAAGATGCCCGTCATCAGGGCAAGGAAGCCTGCATGATGATTGCGCTGACCCTCACTGCGCCGAACGATGCTGAGGCTGATAATCCCGAGCCCGATCATCAGGATGGCAAGGCCTTCCTGAAATCCCATCTCAACCCCGAGAAAGAGGACGGATGCAGCCGCGACCAGCAACGGCGCGCTGCCACGGGCAATCGGGTAGACCTGTGTCAGATCGCCAACCCGATAGGAGTTCAGCAGGAAGAGCTGATAGCCGGTATGCAGAACGGCGCTGCCAAGAATATAGGGCAGGCTGCTCAAATCCGGAGCGGGTGCAAAGAACAGTGTCAGCACACCGAGTGGAAAATACCCGGCAACCACAGAGGCCATGCCCAGTTCCTTGTCAGCACTTCCCTTCACCACCGCATTCCAGACTGCATGCAGCAGAGCGGCGGCGATAATCGCGGAAAAAACAAGGCCGGACATGATGGGGTCTCCAGAACGAGTAGGGGGCGAACGCTATCACAGCTTTCCGATTACGCCAGTATCTTTCATTCCGTCTGCCTTCATGGCTTCTTCGGCCACATCAAAGAAGGCGCGGACCAGCCGTCGCCGGATACGCGGGGCCGGGCAGACCATGGATTGCTCCATGGTGATATCCGTATCGGCGATGGAAAGGGCTTTCAGGCGCGGGTCCGGGCCAAGCTCGGGCAGGGAGACCACACCATAACCAACGCCTGTGGCGACGATTTCCCGGACGGCCTCCCGGCCTTCAGCCTCAATGGCGATATGTGGCTCAAGACCGGCCTGCTCTGCTGCATCCATATAGAGTTTGCGGGTCTTGGACTGCGGTTCACGCAGGATCAGGGGCCATGCTGCAAGTTCCCGAAGCGAGACCTCTGTTCTCGCGGCCAGAGGGTGATCCTGGGCGACAAAGGCAATCACCGGGTCTGACCTGAGCCGCTGCACATAGAGACTCTTGTCATCGGGCAGGTCAGCCAGAATGCCGATATCGGCCTGAAAGCTGAACAGGGCATCCACAATCATTGGTGAGTTGCCCGACTTGAGGGTGAGCGTGATCTGCGGATAGCGCTCCTGGAAACGGCCAAGAATAGGCAGGATATGACCGGCTGAGTCGCTCATCAGATTGAGGTGGCCGCTGCGCAGCGCTCTTGTCTCCGACAGGATTTCGAGCGCTTCCGCCTCCGCTTCAAACATGCGCCCGGTGCTTTGCAGAAGCTTGTGTCCAAGCTCTGTTAGTCGGGTAACCCGTCCCTGGCGACGGAACAGGGTCACATCATAGGCGTCTTCCAGCTTGCGAACCTGATCGGAGA is a window of Coralliovum pocilloporae DNA encoding:
- a CDS encoding helix-turn-helix domain-containing protein: MDALPGRNNGVADELLQYSRSGDDVKITESVFDSHETIFFEGDPSDRVYEIVDGVVMLYKLLPDGRRQVVEILGAGDIFGMASSDLYDTSAETLAPATIRHTVRRQAEQSEGWQQHMYTKLLHQLEDMHEHAVLLGRKSAFERVSTFLMKFVIDRGGVGCVGPKLDAPDESLVTLKMTRQEIADYLGLTIETVSRVLSTMKKRGLIVMPKQDRILIKNVCGMCHMTGMHE
- a CDS encoding ArsR/SmtB family transcription factor → MDKLNAVTAFRALGHDTRIEVFRLLIAEAPKGLPAGEIADRVGVVQNTMSSHLATLTQAGLIRAERRGRTILYGLNPDQLTALLSYLMEDCCGTRPECCLPVLKRKSEEGHSDGVIA
- a CDS encoding arsenate reductase ArsC translates to MASLHDEGRIYNVLFLCTGNSARSILAEAILNNEGGERFRAFSAGSMPKGEPHSHALALLNKLGLPTDGLRSKSWDEFEGDSAPDLDFVFTVCDNAASETCPVWLGQPMQAHWGIPDPAAVEGTDAEISYAFADAYRMMRNRISIFINLPIETLDRLALKSSLDDIGAMADQDEGQAE
- a CDS encoding MIP/aquaporin family protein translates to MSADNLSRRLVAEMLGTGMLVCTVVGSGIMADKLTGDVALALLGNTIPTGAILVVLITVLGPISGAHFNPAVTLGFAIRREISPSDSMFYVGAQIIGGILGTLAAHGMFDLNILQTSSTVRTGGAQWFAEVIATFGLMFIILGGLRARADAVPWLVGLYITAAYWFTASTSFANPAVAIARSLTDTFSGIRPVDLPGFIIAECIGALLAVALCAWLLRGGRSGHH
- the glpD gene encoding glycerol-3-phosphate dehydrogenase — protein: MRTQVDIAIIGGGINGCGIARDAAGRGYSVLLCEQDDLASGTSSSSTKLIHGGLRYLEHYEFMLVRKALMEREVLWANAPHIIWPLRFVLPHHKGLRPSWLLRLGLFLYDHLGGRKLLPPTSTLNLKTDDAGKPLRGDFAKGYEYSDGWVDDARLVSLNAQDAARLGADIRTRTKCVGLERKGGQWVVEMEDRSTGERSLVEAATVVNAAGPWIDTLLTESLGQKDARNVRLVQGSHIVVPKLFDHDKCYIFQNDDGRIVFAIPYQGDFTLIGTTDHDYSGDPANARITDAETDYLCELASDYFTTTVTRDDVVWTYAGVRPLYDDGATKAQEATRDYVIRPDGSRDEGVLINIFGGKITTYRKLAEAVMDAVGDAIGSKGQTWTEVAPLPGGNFETEAFDRLLASTYAGYPFFDDKTLYRLVRAYGTQVPEIFGSARVLEDCGRNFGAGLTELEVRYLMQHEWAQTAEDVIWRRSKLGLWMTEEQVTALAQWMADMQEKSAA
- the glpK gene encoding glycerol kinase GlpK, whose translation is MASYCLAIDQGTTSSRAIVFDGALKSVAVDQQEFPQHFPSSGWVEHDPEDIWTTVMETLSGAVRKAGINLSDLAAIGITNQRETTIVWDRATGKPVYNAIVWQDRRTAEFCTRLKEQGHEALVSERTGLLLDPYFSGTKVAWILDNVDGARAAADRGELAFGTVDCFLLWRLTGGRVHATDATNASRTMLYDIHRGCWDEDLLTLLNVPVSMMPEVKDSAADFGVSDEAVLGGSVPIAGIAGDQQAATVGQACFRPGMMKATYGTGCFALLNTGDKAVQSRNRLLTTIAYQLNGKPAYALEGSIFIAGAAVQWLRDGLGILEKAEQSGPMADEADTQQDVYLVLAFTGLGAPYWDAECRGAIFGLTRGSGPNELARAALEAVCYQTHDLLDAMRGDWADASGETVLRVDGGMVASDWTMQRLSDLLNAPVDRPHILETTALGAAWLAGYQTGLYPDMEAFSETWALERRFSPDMDAGIRDHKLSGWADAVSRTLSNRKN
- the pyk gene encoding pyruvate kinase — encoded protein: MRRNRCAKVVATLGPASSSPEKIKELYMAGADVFRLNFSHGTYEDHKARFDAIRALEAEVGRPIGILQDLQGPKIRIGTLQGGKRTITAGDTVTFALGETAGETEIPLPHPEIFEAIAIGHYLLIDDGRLKLRVTSCLAEKIEAEVIYGGPLSDHKGVNLPDTVVNLSPLTKKDRADLDYGLSLGVDWVALSFVQRPGDMLEARELVGDKAGLMAKIEKPTALDNIDDIIRLSDAIMVARGDLGVEIPSEDVPGRQKELVKKCRLAGKPVLVATQMLDSMTKAPAPTRAEASDVATAIYDGADAVMLSAESAAGDYPVEAVSFMDRMIARTEGDKAYRSIITALEPSVEPTVQHAVSAAASSVAAMIGAKAILAYTMSGSTGSRIARMRPEVPIIVASPDLNIVRRMVLLWGAHPIQHEEISSFREMVERARNHVVDEGFCERNDRAVVVAGVPFGVRGSTNNLRVIEV
- a CDS encoding helix-turn-helix transcriptional regulator; translated protein: MSRSTRLFEIIQILRASAAPMTARQIADRLEVTERTVYRDMVVLQGMRVPIEGAAGIGYVMRSGFDLPPVNFDIEEVEAISVGLAMLSRSGDKGLIQAARRAADKLASVTELSQSLYSSRWGAEEPESIDMSEMRQAVREERKLALVYRDAQGVISERRVWPIAIAYHAEAIVIAAWCELRKDFRHFRPDRILSATLLPDTFPGQGNRLRQDWFKTYNDWL
- a CDS encoding DMT family transporter, giving the protein MSDGIVSGSMGKQATNSDRNRDRDRQTYLAGVVLVCLSAVVFSTAGLFTKGVGADAWSVIFWRGISAALLSVLFLALRSGVRSELARFDGYAWGAALLLAAGTAAFIPAFKLTTIANVAMIWAAAPFVSALLAWLFIRERPSKIVLAASGLAMLGVVIIVGGSIGTGHWVGDLLACWMTVMMAGAIVIYRKRPETPTVLPAALSSVLLLPPALWLAKPLETASGEISILLAFGLIFAVASITLSEGAKRLPAAQTALLGALETPLAPLWAFLLFAETPSQAALLGSGIILVAIVLPQVARHRKPGPENRCSK
- a CDS encoding Gfo/Idh/MocA family protein, which codes for MIRWGVLGTAKIAREAFVPAVQASHNGHLQAIASRSHGNAAAWAERYGFSRTFDDYDALLNSPDIDAVYIPLPTSHHVEWTLKAIEAGKHVLCEKPIALEASAVDALIDARDRSGLVVSEAFMVTYHPQWLKVRELIASGAIGTLRQVQGSFAYHLTDPGNMRNRMDLGGGGLLDIGVYPIVATRFVTGLEPARVQASVSRDAEFGTDIHASCRLDFGTFELSFYCATQLATRQGMVFHGDQGWIDVPAPFNAERYDATDIILHNQNNSASQTWQFRKQDQYQLQVEAFGDRITGVDTALFSLEDSRANQQVIDNLFASERQNGTWV